The sequence below is a genomic window from Desulfobacterales bacterium.
AAACAGAACGCTGGCGGCATGGCCAAGGGTGGATATTCCTGCTTTGCCGGGGATAATGTGATGATAGCCCGAAGTTACCCGGGCTTTTTTTTGGGCTATGGGGCTGAGCAGTTCTTGTAAAAAATTTGCCGGCGCCAGCCTGGTGCTGTCACAGAATACCAGTATGTCCGGGAAATCACCTGCTTCGCGAACCCCGGCGATCAGGTTCTGATTCTTCTGGCCGCAACGCGTTGCCCTGCCGCTGCGGATATGTGTGGCGCGGGGATGGTCCTGTATCGTCTCCAGAATGATCGGAACGGCGGGGTCTTTACTGTCCCGCGTGGTGATGATTACCTGATAATCGGGGTATTCCTGGATGAGTAGGGAGCGCAAGTTGTCGGCCAGGCCGGGATCAGCGCCCGTGGCCGGGACGATAATCGTCGCGGCCGGCCATTCCCCATTGAGGATAAAGGGTTCGGTGGACGGAGTGCGCCGCAGAGCTCGGCCCCCCAGGCGGATCAGGCCGGCAAGACCGAGTATGACTAAGGCCATGGTACACGGTATGAGCCATGATACAGACATGAAGCCCTTGATAGAACCCGATTATAGGTAATAGATTTAAGTAGAATTCGGCATTTTTATTCTGCGAGTATAGGTGAAAGACAACCGGGTGTCAAGGCAGCCTGAACCCAACAGAATAGCAATAAAAGGATAAGCGATCACCGCCACCGGGCCGGTTTGCATGATGGCCGGGATGTTTGTTCAGCTCCTGAGCCAGCCTTCCTGCCGGTACCAGGCGGCGGTCCGGCGCAAGCCCGTTCCCAGGGAGACCTGTGGCGCCCACCCGAGACTTTCCTTTATCTTCTTGTTGTTGCACAACCAGGCGGTCTGCTTCATCTCGATAATTTTCTGCCGGTTGAGCAGGGCCGGTTTTCTGGTTATCAGGGAAAGGCCGTCTAAGAGGAGTGCCAGTGGATAGGCGGTGTATTCCGGGAGCTGAATCCTCAATACTTTTTTCCTGTTCAGGACGGCCTTGATCCGGCTGCCGATTTCTTCCCATGAATACCCGCTGTCGTTGGCAACAAAAAAGGTTGCACCGGCAACGTGTCCTTCGGCAGCCAGCAATGCGGCACTGACAAGATCGGATACGTAGAGCATGGAGAATTCCTTGCCGCGGTCGCCGAACATGATGTCGAAACCGTTGTCTATCATCTTGAAGTAGTTGAACAGGTCCCTTTCCCGTGGTCCGTAGACAATGCAGGGCCGCAGAATAACATAGTTGTCCGAATGGGACGCGCCCCACTCCCTGACCTGGTTCTCAGCCAATAGTTTGCTTTTTCCGTAATAGGTGCAGGGCCGCGGCTTAGATTCTTCGTCAATCGGGCCGGTTGGGCCGGAAGGCCCGGCCGCGGCCTGGGAGCTGATGAATATGAAGCGCTGGTCCTGGTTCAGGAGACAAAGGATGTTCCGGGTGAAGTCGACGTTTGCCGCAAGATAGTCTTTTTTGGTCAGGGCTCTGGTGGCCGCGGCGCAGTGGATTACGGTGTCGACCCCGGCCAGTGATCTTTGCAGGGTTGCATGGTCGTGGGCCTTGCCGATATATATCCGGGCACCCTGGTTTTCCAGGGAGCGGATAAGATTGTTGGTTCTTCTGACGAACAGGCGGGTGGTTGTTTTTTCACTGAGAAGTCGTGCCGCGAGGTGAGAGCCGATAAATCCGGTGGCCCCGGTCAGCATAACGGATTTCAAATCAATACTCCACGGGCGTTCTTAAAAGAAGAAAAGGGTCAATCCTTTTGCAGTTTGTTTTCCAGATATTCGATGATGTCCCGGGTTTTTTTGAACTGCTGGGCATCCTCGTTCGGGATTTCGATGTCATACTCAGTTTCCAGGTCAAACAACATTTCCACCGCTCCCAACGAGTCCAGGCCCAGATCGTCCGCCAGGAGGGAGTCAGCGGTGATTTTTTCACTGTCAATGTCTAACTTGTCGGCCAGTACCTCAATCACCTTTTTCTCGAAATTATCCATTTTACGATTTCTTACCTCTATATAGTTTCCGTAAAAAAATCAGTTGCACGGATGGGGCCATGTTTTATCTTATCAGCGATCGATACTAAAAAAAGTATCTGCCGGCGGCAAGGTATTTTTTGTGAAAAAAGGTGGTGTAAACATTCAGTAAACCCCCTCCTGTCGGGAAAGGGGTCTTCTTCTACCAACGGCCGCTCCATTGAGAAGGGCCGACTGTTCATAACCAGGCTGTCAAGCAGGAACTCGCTTCGCCGCAACGGCGATTCGGAATCCATAAGCATATCCTGCCGAAGTTGTTTCAAATTCCGCTTTTGCCGTCACGGCCGCGGCTCAGGGTCCGCTACACCGTTCGCTATAAGAAAACCCCTTTCCCGGTCCAACCTCAAACGTACGGGGTTTACCGAAATCTTACAAGATGGTGTTGCACGCAACGGTGAAACTTATTGATACCTTTGAAAGAGCAGGCTGGCGTTGACGCTGCCAAAACCAAAAGAATTGGACATCACCGTGGACAGGGATGCTTCCCTCGCCTGGTTGGGAACATAGTCCAGATCACACTCCGGGTCGGGGAATCGGTAATTGATGGTCGGCGGAATTATCTGTTTCTCAAGGGCCATGCAACAGACCACCGCCTCTATCGCCCCGGCGGCGCCGATGGCATGGCCGATCATGGATTTTGTCGATGAGACAGGCACGGCCCGGCTGTGATCACCCATGAGCTTTTTGATCGCCCTGGTTTCGATGGAGTCGTTTGCCTGGGTGGAGGTGCCGTGGGCGTTGATATAGTCAATGTCGTTCGGCGACAGACCGGCATCTTTCATGGCCAGGAGCATGGAACGATACGCGTCATCGCCGTCCGGCCGGGGCATTACCATGTTGTGTGCCCCGCAGCTCAGGCCGTATCCGATAATTTCGCCATAGATGTGGGCCCCTCGCGCCAGGGCATGATTCATCTCTTCAATAACCAGCATGGCGCCGCCTTCTCCCATAACGAACCCGTCTCTTTGCCGGTCAAAGGGCCGGCTTGCTTCACGGGGAAGGCATTTTCTTCTCGACATCACCCGCATGGCATAGTAGGCCCCGAAGTTAAACCGGGTCAACGGGGCCTCGGCCCCGCCGGTAAACAGAATATCAGCCTCGTCATGCTGAATTTTTCTGAATGCCTCGCCAATGGCATGGCTGCTTGAGGCGCAGGCGGTGGAGATAACATAGTTGGGGCCTAACAGCCCGTACTGGATGGCAATATGCGCGGAAACCGCGTTCGGGGTGATGCGGGGCACGGAAGTGGGATTCCCCCGGTGGGCCCCTCTTTTGAGCCCGGCCAGGAGCTGTTCTTCGTGAAAGAGGAGGCCGCCGAGCCCGGAGCCGAAGATGACCCCGATTCTTTCCCGGTCTTCCTGGTCAAGATCCAGTTTGCTGTCCGCCAGGGCCATCTGGGTCGATGCCAGGCCGAAATGAACAAACCGGTCAACTCGTTTGGCAACCTTTGCCGGCATATATTTTTCAGGATCAAACGACTTGACCTCACCGGCAATCTTGGTCTCGAACTTTTCAATGTCAAAAAAAGAGACTGTATCAATTCCGGATTTACCCGCGACATTCGCCTGCCAGAAATCATCAGCTCCAATGCCGTTGGCAGCGACAACCCCCATTCCGGTAATAACAACTCGCCTGCGTGTCACGGTTTCTCCAGTCAGACGACAGTCTGATGCGCTTTGGTTAAGTTTATTGTAACAGGAGGCCGGCACCCGTCATGGGCCTCATCATGTCAATTTCTATCATGAAGTTGGGAATGAAGCAACTGTAAGTAAAAGGAGTTTGCTTTTGGCGGTAATGTCCGGCCGGGCAAGTTCTCAAGCGAATTCATTCGGGACGGGGTACTGAAAGGAGTTAAGTTGCCGGGACGGCAGAATTATATCACACCGAGTTTTTTGCCAACCTTTTCAATGGTTTCAAGGGCAAAGGAGAGTTGAGCTTCGGTGTGCGTCGCCATGACACTCAGTCGCATGAGGCAGTTGTTGGGCGGCACGGCCGGCGGTAATATCGGGTTAACAAAGATCCCTTGTTCATCGAGTTGATTACACATGCTCAGCAGAACCATGTACTTGCCTACATGGACCGGAATAATGGGCGTTTCCGAGTGGCCTGTATTAAAGCCAAGTGAATTCAGCC
It includes:
- a CDS encoding NAD(P)-dependent oxidoreductase; the encoded protein is MKSVMLTGATGFIGSHLAARLLSEKTTTRLFVRRTNNLIRSLENQGARIYIGKAHDHATLQRSLAGVDTVIHCAAATRALTKKDYLAANVDFTRNILCLLNQDQRFIFISSQAAAGPSGPTGPIDEESKPRPCTYYGKSKLLAENQVREWGASHSDNYVILRPCIVYGPRERDLFNYFKMIDNGFDIMFGDRGKEFSMLYVSDLVSAALLAAEGHVAGATFFVANDSGYSWEEIGSRIKAVLNRKKVLRIQLPEYTAYPLALLLDGLSLITRKPALLNRQKIIEMKQTAWLCNNKKIKESLGWAPQVSLGTGLRRTAAWYRQEGWLRS
- the acpP gene encoding acyl carrier protein, which encodes MDNFEKKVIEVLADKLDIDSEKITADSLLADDLGLDSLGAVEMLFDLETEYDIEIPNEDAQQFKKTRDIIEYLENKLQKD
- the fabF gene encoding beta-ketoacyl-ACP synthase II, coding for MTRRRVVITGMGVVAANGIGADDFWQANVAGKSGIDTVSFFDIEKFETKIAGEVKSFDPEKYMPAKVAKRVDRFVHFGLASTQMALADSKLDLDQEDRERIGVIFGSGLGGLLFHEEQLLAGLKRGAHRGNPTSVPRITPNAVSAHIAIQYGLLGPNYVISTACASSSHAIGEAFRKIQHDEADILFTGGAEAPLTRFNFGAYYAMRVMSRRKCLPREASRPFDRQRDGFVMGEGGAMLVIEEMNHALARGAHIYGEIIGYGLSCGAHNMVMPRPDGDDAYRSMLLAMKDAGLSPNDIDYINAHGTSTQANDSIETRAIKKLMGDHSRAVPVSSTKSMIGHAIGAAGAIEAVVCCMALEKQIIPPTINYRFPDPECDLDYVPNQAREASLSTVMSNSFGFGSVNASLLFQRYQ